Proteins from a genomic interval of Leifsonia shinshuensis:
- a CDS encoding glycosyl hydrolase family 95 catalytic domain-containing protein — protein MTTNTLQLSWSAPAAHWEEAVPLGDGRLGAMAFGGAEGRYQVNDATVWSGTPETAGEELRRVLAGGAGPDRLREVRAALADGDLDTAERLLLTFEGRYSQEFLPLADLFVGLPGATVAAGEPARVLDLDDAYLEERLEVGGVAVRRVSWVAGHTLVIRIEADEPLPEVRVRLTSPLRELGRRGHGGPGYGELGLDLAVPVDGAPLHEPSVVPALRYAEPGDGSYDGFASTALAVRSDGTTESDDSGLTIRRAGRLSIALSSSSRAESWWAGADDEWRSVSHETIRNRARERVLGALGENASPAAPGALRGRAARFAIGGRRAGRWDVRADILDGADDGLRATVAAEYGRYLLQSCSTPGGPAANLQGIWNGELRPAWSSNYTININTEMNYWAAGPLGLVPEAEPLIALVERIARTGRDVARELYGCRGWVAHHNSDLWGWSLPVGMGHGAPSWAIWMMGGVWLCHSLWDQYEFTGDDALLRDRIWPLLRGATEFCLDWLQVGPDGVAYLAPSTSPENQYLDAEGRPRALGLTSTMDLELIRALFERALVAIDTVGGADTDAADTEGADADAALRREVVASLASLPEPRVGSDGRLLEWSAEVGEHEPAHRHLSALVGLYPLDQITPEATPALADGARRFLDARGPGAMGWSWAWKIALRARLGDGDTAAELLREALAPYRGDARRHGPVDGSEWGGLLPNLFSTHPPFQLDGNLGFPAAIAELLLQSHGGRVHLLPALPAAWPDGRVDGLHARGGIVVDVSWSDGALREAVLHNPGAVDRRVPVRWGGSDVDVLVPAGGTAVVADPVPVS, from the coding sequence ATGACGACGAACACGCTGCAGCTCTCCTGGTCGGCTCCGGCCGCCCACTGGGAGGAGGCCGTGCCGCTCGGCGACGGTCGCCTCGGGGCGATGGCGTTCGGCGGCGCCGAGGGCCGCTACCAGGTGAACGACGCCACGGTCTGGTCCGGCACCCCGGAGACGGCGGGGGAGGAGCTGCGCCGCGTCCTCGCGGGCGGGGCCGGTCCCGACCGGCTGCGGGAGGTGCGCGCCGCGCTCGCGGACGGCGACCTGGACACCGCCGAGCGGCTGCTCCTGACCTTCGAGGGGCGTTACTCGCAGGAGTTCCTGCCGCTCGCCGACCTGTTCGTCGGGCTCCCCGGCGCCACCGTCGCGGCCGGCGAGCCCGCGCGGGTGCTCGACCTCGACGACGCGTACCTGGAGGAGCGGCTGGAGGTCGGCGGCGTCGCCGTCCGCCGCGTCTCCTGGGTCGCCGGGCACACCCTCGTCATCCGCATCGAGGCCGACGAGCCGCTCCCCGAGGTGCGCGTCCGCCTGACCTCCCCGCTGCGGGAGCTCGGCCGCCGGGGTCACGGCGGGCCCGGCTACGGCGAGCTCGGCCTCGACCTGGCCGTCCCGGTCGACGGGGCGCCCCTGCACGAACCCTCCGTCGTCCCCGCCCTCCGCTACGCGGAGCCGGGCGACGGATCGTATGACGGCTTCGCATCCACGGCCCTTGCGGTGCGGAGCGATGGCACGACCGAATCCGACGACTCCGGTCTGACGATCCGCCGTGCCGGTCGGCTGTCGATCGCCCTCTCGTCGTCGTCCCGCGCTGAGTCGTGGTGGGCCGGCGCGGACGACGAGTGGCGGAGCGTCTCCCATGAGACGATCCGGAACCGCGCGCGGGAGCGCGTTCTCGGCGCGCTTGGCGAGAACGCCTCCCCGGCCGCCCCCGGCGCGTTGCGCGGGCGGGCGGCGCGGTTCGCGATCGGCGGCCGGCGAGCCGGCCGGTGGGACGTGCGCGCCGACATCCTCGACGGCGCCGACGACGGCCTCCGGGCGACGGTCGCGGCCGAGTACGGCCGCTACCTCCTCCAGTCCTGCTCGACCCCGGGCGGCCCCGCCGCCAACCTGCAGGGCATCTGGAACGGCGAGCTGCGGCCCGCCTGGTCCTCCAACTACACGATCAACATCAACACCGAGATGAACTACTGGGCGGCCGGCCCGCTCGGTCTCGTCCCGGAGGCGGAGCCGCTGATCGCGCTCGTCGAGCGCATCGCCCGCACCGGCCGGGACGTCGCCCGCGAGCTGTACGGCTGCCGCGGCTGGGTCGCCCACCACAACAGCGACCTGTGGGGCTGGAGCCTGCCGGTCGGGATGGGGCACGGCGCGCCGAGCTGGGCGATCTGGATGATGGGCGGCGTCTGGCTGTGCCACTCGCTCTGGGACCAGTACGAGTTCACCGGCGACGACGCGCTCCTGCGCGACCGGATCTGGCCGCTGCTGCGCGGCGCGACCGAGTTCTGCCTGGACTGGCTGCAGGTCGGCCCGGACGGCGTCGCGTACCTCGCACCCTCCACCTCCCCGGAGAACCAGTACCTCGACGCGGAGGGCCGGCCGCGGGCGCTCGGGCTCACCTCCACGATGGACCTGGAGCTGATCCGCGCCCTGTTCGAGCGCGCGCTGGTGGCCATCGACACGGTCGGCGGCGCGGACACCGACGCCGCGGACACCGAAGGCGCGGACGCCGACGCCGCGCTGCGCCGGGAGGTCGTCGCGTCCCTCGCCTCCCTCCCCGAGCCCCGGGTCGGCTCCGACGGCCGGCTGCTGGAGTGGTCGGCGGAGGTCGGCGAGCACGAGCCGGCGCATCGCCACCTCTCGGCCCTGGTCGGGCTGTACCCGCTCGACCAGATCACCCCGGAGGCGACGCCCGCGCTCGCGGACGGCGCCCGGCGCTTCCTCGACGCCCGCGGCCCCGGCGCGATGGGCTGGTCCTGGGCGTGGAAGATCGCCCTCCGCGCCCGGCTCGGCGACGGCGACACCGCCGCGGAGCTGCTGCGGGAGGCACTCGCGCCGTATCGCGGGGACGCCAGGCGGCACGGACCGGTCGACGGCTCCGAGTGGGGCGGCCTGCTCCCGAACCTGTTCAGCACGCACCCGCCGTTCCAGCTCGACGGCAACCTCGGCTTCCCCGCCGCGATCGCCGAGCTGCTGCTGCAGAGCCACGGCGGCCGCGTCCACCTCCTTCCTGCGCTGCCCGCGGCCTGGCCGGACGGCCGCGTCGACGGCCTCCACGCCCGCGGCGGCATCGTCGTCGACGTGTCCTGGTCGGACGGCGCCCTGCGGGAGGCCGTGCTGCACAACCCCGGTGCGGTGGACCGCCGCGTGCCGGTCCGCTGGGGCGGGTCGGATGTCGACGTGCTCGTGCCCGCCGGCGGGACGGCCGTCGTCGCGGACCCGGTGCCCGTATCCTGA
- a CDS encoding alpha-galactosidase → MLDGYGAVLALRAAGTSLVIDTAGRMPRVLHWGADLGPVDETTLEALRDSGDPAVLNNSPDIPRSFSLWPSEFEGWAGTPAQEGHAAGSATTPRPHTVAVRYETDGRDGGLGGRIEFDLVDEITALRSTMAIALDRFGVLAVDVTVTRDAALSGGAAVSGDAALSGSAAEPYTLDALRVLMPVPERATDILDFTGKWCRERAPQRGPLFFGSHVRRARRGKPGHDAPFLVVAGTEDLGFRRGEAWAAHLAWSGDAEYVVERLTEGAGPFSSVLGVGEGLRPGEIALADGDRYVAPTALFLWSADGLDGLADRLHRRLRARPSHPAKPRPLTLNSWEAVYFDHDLQRLTALVERAARVGVERVVLDDGWFHGRRDANAGLGDWIVDRSVWPDGLGPLVDIVRAHGMEFGLWFEPEMINLDSDLARAHPDWVLGPRQALGATARDQYVLDLTRPDAYAYVLERISAIVDEYRVDYIKWDHNRDLSEAVSGYAGVDRPAVHEQTLALYRMLDTLRARHPGLEIETCSGGGGRVDLGILDRTDRVWASDCNDPVERLQIERWTRMLIPPELIGSHLGAARSHTTSRTTDLAFRLIVALTAHAGIEWDLQEADEDQLERIARWGAAYRELRGLIHSGRVVNADLADDTTLLSGIVSVDGDRAIYTWARLATSAPGQSGRVRFPGLDPDARYRVRIRDDFGPASRHQSADPSWIAAAATADGVVLPGAVLAVAGTPLPTLNPQQAMLFDLVRVP, encoded by the coding sequence ATGCTCGACGGCTACGGCGCCGTACTCGCCCTGCGTGCAGCGGGCACCTCCCTCGTCATCGACACGGCAGGGCGGATGCCGCGCGTGCTGCACTGGGGCGCCGACCTCGGCCCGGTGGACGAGACGACGCTGGAAGCCCTGCGCGACAGCGGCGACCCCGCCGTGCTCAACAACTCGCCGGACATCCCGCGGTCGTTCAGCCTGTGGCCCAGCGAGTTCGAGGGCTGGGCGGGGACCCCGGCGCAGGAGGGGCACGCCGCCGGGTCGGCGACCACGCCGCGGCCGCACACGGTGGCCGTGCGGTACGAGACCGACGGCCGGGACGGCGGGCTCGGCGGCCGGATCGAGTTCGACCTCGTGGACGAGATCACCGCGCTGCGGTCGACGATGGCGATCGCGCTCGACCGGTTCGGCGTGCTCGCGGTGGACGTCACGGTCACCCGGGACGCCGCGCTCTCCGGCGGCGCCGCGGTCTCCGGCGACGCCGCGCTCTCCGGCAGTGCCGCTGAGCCGTACACGCTCGACGCCCTCCGCGTCCTGATGCCCGTGCCGGAGCGGGCGACCGACATCCTCGACTTCACCGGGAAGTGGTGCCGCGAGCGCGCCCCGCAGCGCGGCCCGCTGTTCTTCGGCAGCCACGTCCGGCGCGCGCGCCGCGGCAAGCCCGGTCACGACGCCCCGTTCCTGGTCGTCGCCGGCACGGAGGACCTCGGCTTCCGCCGCGGCGAGGCCTGGGCCGCGCACCTCGCCTGGAGCGGCGACGCCGAGTACGTCGTGGAGCGCCTCACCGAGGGCGCCGGCCCGTTCTCGTCCGTCCTCGGCGTGGGCGAGGGCCTGCGCCCCGGCGAGATCGCGCTCGCGGACGGCGACCGCTACGTCGCACCGACCGCGCTGTTCCTGTGGTCGGCGGACGGGCTCGACGGGCTGGCCGACCGCCTCCACCGGCGGCTGCGGGCACGTCCGTCGCACCCGGCGAAGCCGCGCCCGCTGACGCTGAACTCGTGGGAGGCCGTCTACTTCGACCACGACCTTCAGCGGCTCACCGCCCTGGTCGAGCGCGCCGCGCGCGTCGGTGTGGAGCGCGTGGTGCTCGACGACGGCTGGTTCCACGGCCGCCGCGACGCGAACGCCGGGCTCGGCGACTGGATCGTGGACCGCTCGGTCTGGCCGGACGGGCTCGGCCCGCTGGTCGACATCGTCCGCGCGCACGGCATGGAGTTCGGCCTCTGGTTCGAGCCGGAGATGATCAACCTCGACTCGGACCTGGCGCGCGCGCATCCGGACTGGGTGCTCGGCCCGCGCCAGGCGCTCGGCGCCACCGCCCGCGACCAGTACGTGCTCGACCTCACCCGCCCGGACGCCTACGCGTACGTCCTCGAGCGGATCAGCGCGATCGTCGACGAGTACCGCGTGGACTACATCAAGTGGGACCACAACCGCGACCTCTCCGAGGCGGTCAGCGGCTACGCCGGCGTCGACCGGCCGGCGGTGCACGAGCAGACCCTCGCCCTCTACCGGATGCTCGACACCCTCCGGGCCCGCCACCCCGGGCTGGAGATCGAGACCTGCTCGGGCGGCGGCGGCCGGGTCGATCTCGGCATCCTCGACCGCACCGACCGGGTCTGGGCGTCCGACTGCAACGACCCGGTGGAGCGCCTGCAGATCGAGCGCTGGACCCGGATGCTGATCCCGCCCGAGCTGATCGGCTCGCACCTCGGCGCCGCGCGCTCGCACACCACCTCCCGGACCACCGATCTCGCGTTCCGCCTGATCGTCGCGCTGACCGCGCACGCCGGCATCGAGTGGGACCTGCAGGAGGCCGACGAGGACCAGCTGGAGCGGATCGCCCGCTGGGGCGCCGCCTACCGGGAGCTCCGCGGCCTGATCCACTCCGGCCGCGTGGTGAACGCCGACCTGGCCGACGACACGACGCTGCTCTCCGGCATCGTCTCCGTCGACGGCGACCGGGCGATCTACACCTGGGCGCGCCTGGCCACCTCCGCGCCGGGCCAGTCCGGCCGCGTGCGCTTCCCCGGCCTCGACCCGGACGCCCGCTACCGCGTGCGGATCCGCGACGACTTCGGCCCGGCGAGCCGGCACCAGAGCGCCGACCCGTCCTGGATCGCCGCAGCCGCGACCGCCGACGGCGTCGTCCTCCCCGGCGCGGTGCTCGCCGTCGCCGGGACCCCGCTGCCCACGCTCAACCCCCAGCAAGCGATGCTGTTCGACCTCGTGCGCGTGCCCTGA